In Selenomonadales bacterium, a genomic segment contains:
- a CDS encoding RNA-binding protein: protein MEKMISEKLQPSTVRVLKAVRESEIGTFLDAGTGNTSDDILLHKQQQTSPVAIGDEVKVFLYRDPKGRLTASMRVPKMREGQVARVRVINTSRDGAFVDVGAERGIFMPFAGMRGRVKEGDLVWVLLYSDKSGRLAVTMEVEDALRRASRSAEGVERGTKVTGSLYNYGDNGAFLFTKERYIAFLHFDEMTYRPKVGEEIEVRVTFVREDGRINVSMRQQKELAMDTDAETILKMLTERGGKMPYSDDTSADVIKAKFQLSKSAFKRALGRLMKSGKVEQKDGWTHLKEQ from the coding sequence ATGGAAAAAATGATTTCGGAGAAGTTGCAGCCGAGTACGGTAAGAGTACTGAAGGCTGTTCGTGAGAGCGAGATCGGTACGTTCCTCGATGCGGGAACGGGTAATACATCCGATGATATTTTACTCCACAAACAACAGCAGACAAGCCCTGTTGCGATCGGTGATGAGGTGAAGGTATTCCTCTATCGCGATCCGAAAGGTCGTTTGACGGCGAGTATGCGTGTGCCGAAGATGCGCGAAGGGCAGGTTGCGCGTGTGCGTGTTATCAATACATCGCGTGACGGTGCGTTCGTTGATGTCGGTGCAGAGCGCGGTATCTTTATGCCGTTCGCAGGGATGCGCGGTCGTGTCAAAGAAGGCGATCTTGTATGGGTACTCTTGTATTCGGATAAGTCGGGCAGATTGGCTGTGACGATGGAAGTAGAAGATGCGCTTCGTCGTGCATCTCGTTCGGCAGAAGGTGTAGAACGCGGTACGAAGGTCACAGGTTCGCTCTACAATTACGGCGATAACGGTGCGTTCCTCTTTACGAAGGAACGTTATATTGCGTTTCTCCATTTTGATGAAATGACATATCGTCCGAAAGTCGGCGAGGAGATCGAAGTTCGCGTGACGTTCGTTCGCGAAGACGGTCGTATCAATGTATCGATGCGTCAGCAGAAAGAGCTTGCGATGGATACGGATGCCGAAACGATCTTGAAGATGTTGACGGAACGCGGCGGTAAGATGCCGTACAGCGACGATACGTCGGCTGATGTTATCAAGGCGAAATTCCAGCTCAGTAAAAGTGCATTCAAACGTGCGCTCGGTCGATTGATGAAGAGCGGCAAAGTTGAACAAAAAGATGGTTGGACACACCTGAAAGAACAGTAA